The following proteins are co-located in the Bradyrhizobium sp. AZCC 2176 genome:
- a CDS encoding polysaccharide deacetylase family protein: MLSEARAKVGHRLAMHLRVDLFRLRNSTPMVSFTFDDLPKSAVTTGAGMLEAHGARGTFYVSGSLVGADAPDWVAGNADDVVSLHRRGHEIGCHTFSHQRACDLGEAAMRREIIHNRAYLRALDPSIQVDSFAYPFGYGSYARKHQLRKEFQTCRSIVQGVNAGSVDLQFLRAIPLIDREMDCDGIDRAFDEAQINNGWLIFYGHDVTDRPSPYGCSPALLAHALRAAAKRNIPALTMAEAMRCARA; encoded by the coding sequence ATGTTGTCAGAGGCAAGGGCGAAGGTCGGCCACCGGCTGGCGATGCATCTACGCGTCGATCTGTTCCGGCTGCGCAACAGCACGCCGATGGTCAGCTTCACCTTCGACGATCTGCCGAAGAGCGCGGTGACGACCGGCGCCGGAATGCTCGAAGCACATGGCGCGCGGGGGACGTTCTATGTCTCGGGCAGCCTGGTCGGCGCCGACGCGCCGGACTGGGTGGCGGGCAATGCCGATGACGTGGTCTCGCTTCACCGCAGGGGTCACGAGATCGGCTGCCACACGTTCTCGCATCAGCGCGCCTGCGACCTCGGCGAGGCGGCGATGCGCCGGGAAATCATCCACAACCGCGCTTACCTTCGCGCCCTCGATCCCTCGATACAGGTCGACAGTTTTGCCTATCCGTTCGGATACGGCTCCTACGCCCGGAAACATCAGCTCAGGAAGGAATTCCAGACCTGCCGCAGCATCGTGCAGGGCGTCAACGCCGGCAGCGTCGATTTGCAGTTCCTGCGCGCCATTCCGCTGATCGATCGCGAGATGGATTGCGACGGAATCGACCGCGCGTTCGACGAAGCGCAGATCAATAATGGATGGTTAATTTTCTACGGCCACGACGTCACCGACCGGCCGAGCCCCTATGGCTGTTCGCCCGCTTTGCTGGCGCATGCGCTTCGAGCGGCCGCGAAGCGGAATATTCCGGCCCTGACCATGGCGGAGGCGATGCGATGCGCCCGCGCTTAA
- a CDS encoding exopolysaccharide transport family protein has product MLIYDQPMDRAKPEAGPAATAAPAGFSVLDLTQLLWQRKVAIVSAALIFACVAVAIGKSLTPKYTASAQLYVDPRELQLVDRELTPRAQDMSGLAMVVESQARVITSNNVLLQVIRDTHLEKDPEFGGGDSKGILGSLLGLFGIEMRPTAEQQKQIQMGALEALNRHINVKKTDRTFIVDIDVWSYEPAKAAMLANAISKAYLAESKQSQAAAARRATTDLSGRLKELQERLRNAENTLAVYKAQNNFVGTQDTLISDQQLSASNQRLAAARALTLDAQAKLDQIEASRKASSDAGAIPEALQSQTIANLRAQYAEARKRQAELHSELGPRHPALRQMEQQVQDLRRAINEEVERFAQAAKNDLVRARDYEASLGKALETQKRQSVQMSQASVRLRELEREVEASRDVYQSFLKRSRETEEQESLNTSNARVIGEATVPQRRTFPPAMSLLAMIGFVFGGLAAAGWFVAANHLVSGTNPVQPRDKAPAETPKEPAAPEAARQPPAAAPPQPQPAVSLIEKPLITRLQETDVIRTLGSILATDSTSDVTRLGWPTLRAGFPLMTVLNTLREMRAALARRAGADTPVMAVIGARADQDRSIAALNIALAAARDGAKVLLIDADLEQRALSDKVSHLAKSEPSRFGWLGIAAKAARAIPTANGISILPAANVTEAKAGDAIRKAIAQARSAGGYDLVILDGPAMPWSPTGRKLLDIAGGLVAILPVHLDINDSMEDIIAALGGDEHKLVGVVLSEVNPTAASPQRDKQYA; this is encoded by the coding sequence ATGCTTATCTATGACCAGCCGATGGACCGGGCAAAGCCCGAGGCCGGCCCCGCGGCGACAGCCGCGCCGGCGGGCTTCAGCGTGCTCGATCTGACCCAGCTCCTGTGGCAACGGAAGGTCGCGATCGTCTCGGCGGCGTTGATCTTCGCCTGCGTCGCGGTTGCGATCGGCAAGAGCCTGACGCCGAAATACACCGCCTCCGCCCAGCTCTATGTCGATCCCCGCGAACTGCAGTTGGTCGATCGCGAACTGACGCCGCGCGCCCAGGATATGTCCGGCCTCGCGATGGTGGTGGAGAGCCAGGCGCGCGTGATCACCTCGAACAATGTGCTGCTGCAGGTGATCCGCGACACCCATCTGGAGAAGGATCCGGAGTTCGGCGGCGGCGATTCGAAGGGCATTCTGGGATCGCTGCTCGGCCTGTTCGGGATCGAGATGCGGCCCACCGCCGAGCAGCAGAAGCAGATCCAGATGGGCGCGCTGGAAGCGCTCAATCGTCACATCAACGTCAAGAAGACCGACCGCACCTTCATCGTCGATATCGACGTCTGGTCGTATGAGCCGGCCAAGGCGGCGATGCTCGCCAACGCGATCTCGAAGGCTTATCTCGCCGAATCCAAGCAGTCGCAGGCTGCCGCCGCGCGGCGCGCAACCACCGACCTTTCCGGCCGGTTGAAGGAATTGCAGGAACGGCTTCGCAACGCCGAGAACACGCTCGCAGTCTACAAGGCGCAGAATAATTTCGTCGGCACCCAGGACACGCTGATCAGCGACCAGCAGCTCTCCGCCAGCAACCAGCGGCTTGCTGCCGCTCGGGCGCTAACGCTCGACGCGCAGGCCAAACTCGACCAGATCGAAGCCAGCCGCAAGGCGTCAAGCGATGCCGGCGCCATCCCTGAGGCGCTGCAGTCGCAGACCATCGCCAATCTGCGCGCGCAATATGCCGAAGCACGCAAGCGCCAGGCGGAATTGCACAGCGAACTGGGACCGCGTCATCCGGCGCTGCGCCAGATGGAACAGCAGGTGCAGGATCTGCGCCGCGCGATCAACGAAGAGGTCGAGCGCTTCGCACAGGCCGCGAAGAACGACCTGGTCAGGGCCCGCGACTATGAAGCCTCGCTCGGCAAGGCGCTGGAAACCCAGAAGCGCCAGAGCGTCCAGATGAGCCAGGCCTCGGTGCGTCTGCGCGAACTCGAACGCGAGGTGGAGGCAAGCCGCGACGTCTATCAGTCGTTCCTGAAGCGATCGCGCGAAACCGAGGAGCAGGAAAGCCTGAACACCTCGAACGCCCGCGTCATCGGCGAGGCCACCGTGCCGCAGCGGCGGACCTTCCCGCCGGCCATGAGCCTGCTTGCGATGATCGGCTTTGTCTTTGGCGGGCTCGCGGCCGCCGGCTGGTTCGTTGCAGCCAACCATTTGGTGTCGGGCACGAACCCTGTTCAGCCACGGGATAAAGCACCGGCAGAAACTCCGAAGGAGCCAGCTGCTCCCGAAGCGGCCAGGCAACCGCCTGCTGCCGCTCCACCTCAGCCGCAACCTGCGGTCAGCCTGATCGAAAAGCCGCTGATCACGCGGCTGCAGGAAACCGACGTGATACGCACGCTCGGCAGCATCCTCGCAACGGATAGCACCTCTGACGTCACGCGGCTGGGCTGGCCAACGCTGCGTGCGGGCTTTCCGCTGATGACCGTCCTCAATACCCTGCGCGAGATGCGCGCGGCGCTAGCCAGACGCGCCGGCGCGGACACCCCCGTGATGGCCGTGATCGGCGCCCGAGCAGATCAGGACCGCAGCATCGCCGCGCTGAACATTGCGCTCGCCGCGGCGCGTGACGGCGCCAAGGTGCTGCTGATCGATGCCGACCTCGAGCAACGCGCGTTGTCGGACAAGGTAAGCCACTTGGCCAAGAGCGAGCCCAGCCGCTTCGGCTGGCTCGGCATCGCCGCCAAGGCCGCCCGCGCGATCCCGACTGCCAACGGAATTTCGATCCTGCCGGCCGCCAATGTCACTGAGGCGAAAGCCGGTGATGCCATCCGAAAGGCGATTGCACAGGCTCGTTCCGCCGGCGGCTATGACCTCGTGATTCTCGACGGGCCGGCGATGCCCTGGAGCCCGACCGGCCGCAAACTGCTCGATATCGCCGGGGGGCTCGTTGCGATTCTCCCGGTGCATCTCGACATCAACGATAGCATGGAAGACATCATCGCAGCCCTCGGCGGGGACGAGCACAAGCTGGTCGGTGTTGTCCTCAGCGAAGTCAACCCGACGGCCGCAAGCCCGCAGCGAGACAAGCAATATGCGTGA
- a CDS encoding lipopolysaccharide biosynthesis protein: MLSQTFHYSVASVVSAAIGLLSAIVFTRLLSPEEYGVYVVGLSTAGIVSALLFTWVRVSALRFQSEGGAVDVRKTIFVAYLISALAAPIALLVATLTTSVSLERNLAAIFFALGLGLFELGQELLKARLQSFAFMSASIIRACLAFMLCLAAAVLGGGGLCQLAMVTVTYFVTTMLFASTVLRSPVAGPKVADLRIFAGFGIPITLSGIVFAIHAALDRMLVFHFMGDHAAGQYGASADLVRQIILIPAVSIASATIPLAVRAYATGGASEARPHLEFSLEILLAAVLPAVAGVALTSSYIAGVILGSEFRETAAQIMPILAFAWLFQSISQSYIHASFHLAKTPFMMTTQSIAMLIANLLVMPVLLARFGLAGAASSLVIVEACGAGFGWYLTRRAFPLPFNAFQVMRIVAATAIMALVLTFAKPLLPISIVSFGVLAVTGCVVYLAAALAFDIAGLRKAVIAYAARRNLPAPSITAPSTGLPSMSTREP; encoded by the coding sequence GTGCTCAGCCAAACGTTCCATTATTCGGTTGCGAGCGTCGTATCGGCCGCGATCGGCCTGCTGAGCGCGATCGTATTCACGCGGCTGCTCTCACCCGAAGAATATGGCGTCTACGTCGTCGGTCTGAGTACCGCAGGCATCGTCTCGGCGCTACTGTTCACCTGGGTGCGCGTCTCTGCCCTGCGTTTCCAGTCGGAAGGCGGCGCGGTCGACGTCAGGAAGACCATTTTCGTCGCCTATCTCATCTCCGCCCTCGCCGCGCCGATCGCACTTCTCGTTGCCACGCTGACGACGTCGGTGTCGCTGGAGCGAAATCTCGCAGCGATCTTCTTCGCGCTGGGGCTCGGCCTGTTTGAACTGGGACAGGAGCTGCTCAAGGCACGGTTGCAATCGTTCGCGTTCATGTCTGCGTCGATCATTCGCGCCTGCCTGGCGTTCATGCTGTGTCTGGCCGCGGCGGTACTCGGCGGCGGCGGACTGTGCCAGCTAGCGATGGTGACCGTCACCTACTTCGTCACGACGATGCTGTTTGCGAGCACGGTCCTGCGATCCCCCGTCGCCGGACCGAAGGTTGCCGACCTGCGGATATTCGCGGGCTTCGGCATTCCGATCACGCTGTCGGGCATCGTCTTTGCGATCCACGCTGCGCTCGACCGGATGCTGGTGTTTCATTTCATGGGCGACCACGCGGCCGGCCAGTACGGCGCGTCCGCCGATCTCGTCCGGCAAATCATCCTGATTCCGGCGGTGAGCATTGCATCGGCGACGATCCCGCTGGCAGTGCGCGCGTATGCCACCGGCGGCGCCTCCGAGGCGCGGCCGCATCTGGAATTCAGCCTCGAAATTTTGCTGGCCGCCGTCCTGCCGGCCGTCGCCGGCGTGGCATTGACGAGCAGCTATATTGCAGGCGTGATCCTCGGCAGCGAGTTCAGGGAAACCGCGGCGCAGATCATGCCGATCCTGGCCTTTGCCTGGCTGTTTCAGTCGATTTCCCAATCCTACATCCACGCGAGTTTTCATCTCGCCAAGACGCCGTTCATGATGACGACACAGAGCATCGCGATGCTGATCGCCAACCTGCTGGTCATGCCCGTCCTGCTCGCCCGATTTGGCCTGGCCGGCGCGGCCTCGAGCCTCGTCATCGTGGAAGCATGCGGCGCGGGCTTCGGCTGGTACCTCACGCGCAGGGCCTTTCCGCTTCCCTTCAACGCATTCCAGGTCATGCGCATTGTCGCGGCGACGGCGATCATGGCGCTGGTGCTGACATTCGCAAAGCCGCTGCTTCCGATCAGCATCGTCTCGTTTGGCGTGCTGGCCGTGACCGGCTGCGTCGTCTACCTCGCCGCAGCTCTCGCCTTCGACATCGCCGGTTTGCGCAAGGCCGTGATCGCCTATGCCGCGCGGCGCAATCTTCCGGCGCCATCCATCACCGCCCCGTCCACGGGACTACCCAGCATGTCGACAAGAGAACCATGA
- a CDS encoding class I SAM-dependent methyltransferase, translating to MNKAVTIGRTQAAVEPMQHPQALLALAHGEARQSLLTVHGILEARLPEGELSIYEAGGGSTSFLPLKVLHRAHVTVVDIDEDQIRNNDYAQEAILGDIQTHRFQPNSFDLVICYNVIEHVPDVEAALLNFCEALKPNGMILIGAPNPRSLSGVVTKYSPHWFHVWFYRHVRGDKKAGLPGHAPFPTLFHPLVTLSNLDAFAERHGLQMIYRKQYESPRYPEMRLRMPAFAALVDATARVMNFFLPGRADVRHGDYHVILRKR from the coding sequence ATGAACAAGGCAGTCACGATCGGCCGCACGCAGGCGGCAGTCGAGCCGATGCAACATCCGCAGGCCCTGCTCGCGCTGGCACATGGCGAGGCGCGGCAGAGCTTGCTGACGGTTCACGGCATTCTCGAAGCGAGACTGCCTGAGGGCGAACTCTCGATTTACGAAGCCGGCGGCGGCTCGACCAGCTTCCTGCCGCTCAAGGTGCTGCATCGCGCCCACGTCACCGTGGTCGACATCGACGAGGACCAGATCCGCAACAACGACTATGCGCAGGAAGCGATCCTCGGCGACATCCAGACCCATCGCTTCCAGCCCAACAGCTTCGATCTCGTGATCTGCTACAACGTGATCGAGCACGTGCCCGATGTCGAAGCAGCCCTGCTGAACTTCTGCGAAGCGCTGAAGCCCAATGGCATGATCCTGATCGGCGCGCCCAATCCGAGGTCGCTGTCCGGCGTCGTCACCAAGTATTCGCCGCACTGGTTCCATGTCTGGTTCTACCGCCACGTCCGCGGCGACAAGAAAGCCGGCCTGCCCGGGCACGCGCCGTTCCCGACGCTGTTTCACCCGCTGGTCACGCTTTCGAACCTCGATGCGTTCGCCGAGCGGCACGGCCTGCAGATGATCTACCGCAAGCAATATGAGAGCCCGCGCTATCCGGAGATGCGGCTGCGCATGCCCGCGTTCGCGGCCCTCGTCGATGCCACCGCGCGCGTGATGAACTTCTTCCTGCCCGGCCGCGCCGACGTGCGGCATGGCGACTACCACGTGATCCTGCGAAAGCGTTGA
- a CDS encoding WecB/TagA/CpsF family glycosyltransferase has product MRERRANPVGRAATASIPRITLGGLRLAVLDLEQTANFMIDMVFPQRRVNRPLYLTSANGEVLARCSTEPMTDRLFRAADLINADGQPLVTVSRFKSKTPLPERVATTDLFHAVARKAQAAGLTFYILGADEAENAAAVASVRKQYPDLKIVGRCHGFLRGEALRAKVAEINALAPDYLWVALGVPYEQAFVEEYAPALSKVGVIKTSGGLFNFLSGSRVRAPLWMQHAGLEWAWRIWLEPRRLFWRYLTTNPRALYLLLNRSRSTDISGTQNQ; this is encoded by the coding sequence ATGCGTGAGCGTCGCGCAAATCCCGTCGGGCGAGCCGCCACGGCAAGCATACCCCGCATCACATTGGGCGGGCTACGGCTCGCCGTGCTCGATCTCGAGCAGACCGCGAACTTCATGATCGACATGGTGTTCCCGCAACGCCGCGTCAATCGTCCGCTTTATCTGACCTCGGCCAATGGCGAAGTGCTGGCGCGCTGCTCGACCGAACCGATGACCGACCGGCTGTTTCGCGCCGCCGACCTGATCAATGCCGACGGCCAACCGCTGGTGACCGTGTCGCGGTTCAAATCAAAGACACCGCTGCCCGAGCGCGTCGCGACCACCGACCTGTTTCACGCCGTTGCCCGCAAGGCGCAAGCGGCCGGGCTGACCTTCTACATTCTGGGCGCGGACGAGGCGGAGAACGCCGCCGCAGTCGCCAGCGTTCGCAAGCAATATCCTGACCTCAAGATCGTCGGCCGCTGCCACGGCTTTCTGCGGGGCGAGGCCCTGCGTGCCAAGGTCGCCGAAATCAACGCGCTGGCGCCCGATTATCTCTGGGTCGCGCTCGGCGTTCCCTATGAACAGGCTTTCGTCGAGGAGTATGCACCCGCCCTTTCCAAGGTCGGCGTCATCAAGACGTCAGGCGGGCTGTTCAACTTCCTTTCGGGTAGCCGCGTCCGCGCGCCGCTGTGGATGCAGCATGCCGGCCTCGAATGGGCGTGGCGCATCTGGCTGGAGCCGCGCCGCCTGTTCTGGCGCTATCTGACCACCAATCCGCGCGCGCTCTATCTGTTGCTGAACAGAAGCCGCTCGACCGACATCAGCGGGACACAGAACCAATGA
- the galE gene encoding UDP-glucose 4-epimerase GalE: MSSRPAILVTGGAGYIGSHCCRALETAGYQPITYDNLSTGHRGFAAGALVVGDIADKATLARTFAEHDIVAVMHFAASSLVGESVADPQKYYVNNLAGTLSLLAAMREAGCHRLVFSSTGAVYGNADSKALREDYPCAPINPYGASKWMIERVLADYRAAYGFGSFALRYFNAAGADPAGGIGELRDVETHLIPRAMMALQGHVPDFAVFGDDYDTPDGTAIRDYIHVTDLAAAHVLALKLLLDGHSGGAFNLGTGNGFSVREILAAIAAETGREVPHVVKPRRSGDPTYLVADPSAARATLNFRPAHSDLATIIRTAWAWHRKAHPLKTGTPARG; encoded by the coding sequence ATGAGCAGCCGTCCAGCCATTCTCGTCACCGGCGGCGCCGGCTATATCGGCTCGCACTGCTGCAGGGCGTTGGAGACGGCGGGCTATCAGCCCATCACCTACGACAACCTTTCGACCGGCCACCGCGGCTTCGCGGCGGGCGCGCTGGTGGTCGGCGACATCGCCGACAAGGCCACGCTGGCACGGACCTTTGCCGAGCATGACATCGTGGCCGTCATGCATTTCGCCGCCTCGAGCCTGGTCGGCGAATCAGTTGCCGATCCGCAGAAATATTACGTCAACAATCTCGCCGGCACGCTGTCGCTGCTGGCAGCCATGCGCGAGGCCGGCTGCCATCGCCTGGTGTTTTCGTCGACCGGCGCCGTCTATGGCAATGCCGACAGCAAGGCGCTGCGCGAGGACTACCCGTGCGCGCCGATCAACCCCTATGGTGCCTCGAAATGGATGATCGAGCGCGTGCTGGCGGACTATCGCGCAGCCTATGGCTTCGGCTCGTTTGCGCTGCGCTACTTCAACGCCGCGGGCGCCGATCCCGCCGGCGGCATCGGCGAACTGCGTGACGTAGAGACACATCTCATCCCGCGCGCCATGATGGCGCTGCAGGGGCATGTGCCTGACTTCGCCGTGTTTGGCGACGATTACGACACGCCCGACGGAACGGCGATCCGCGACTACATTCACGTCACCGATCTTGCAGCGGCCCACGTGCTGGCGCTCAAGCTGCTGCTCGACGGACATTCAGGCGGCGCGTTCAATCTCGGCACCGGCAACGGCTTTTCGGTGCGCGAAATCCTCGCCGCGATCGCGGCCGAGACCGGCCGCGAAGTCCCGCACGTCGTCAAGCCGCGGCGATCAGGCGATCCGACCTATCTCGTCGCCGATCCCTCCGCCGCACGCGCGACATTGAACTTCCGCCCCGCCCATTCGGACTTGGCGACGATCATCCGGACCGCCTGGGCGTGGCACAGGAAGGCTCATCCGCTGAAGACGGGTACACCGGCTCGCGGGTGA
- a CDS encoding 3-keto-disaccharide hydrolase — protein MKRLSILAAGLLVGAAALQFSSVASGQSDGWVTLVDGTRMGDWTEVGKANWAMKDGALVADKITEGKDPSYLVSKESYKDFQIKAEFWADDDANSGIFIRCDQSAKIDAKICYEVNIFDKRPDPTYGTGAIVDVAKVDPMPKVGGKWNTYEITAKGPHLVVMLNGQKTVDVQDSKHASGPFALQYGSGVIKWRKVQIKPL, from the coding sequence ATGAAGCGTTTGTCGATACTTGCGGCCGGTTTGCTTGTCGGCGCCGCCGCACTTCAATTTTCCAGCGTGGCATCCGGTCAGAGCGATGGCTGGGTGACGCTCGTCGACGGCACCAGGATGGGCGACTGGACCGAGGTCGGCAAAGCCAATTGGGCGATGAAGGACGGCGCGCTGGTCGCGGACAAGATCACCGAGGGCAAGGACCCCTCCTATCTCGTCAGCAAGGAGTCCTACAAGGATTTCCAGATCAAGGCGGAGTTCTGGGCCGACGATGACGCCAACAGCGGCATCTTCATTCGCTGCGACCAGTCGGCCAAGATCGACGCCAAGATCTGCTACGAGGTCAACATTTTCGACAAGCGGCCGGATCCGACCTACGGCACCGGCGCGATCGTCGATGTGGCCAAGGTCGATCCGATGCCGAAAGTGGGCGGCAAATGGAATACCTACGAGATCACGGCCAAGGGCCCGCATCTCGTCGTCATGCTGAACGGCCAGAAAACGGTCGACGTCCAGGATTCAAAACACGCCAGCGGCCCGTTCGCGTTGCAATACGGATCGGGCGTGATCAAGTGGCGCAAGGTGCAGATCAAGCCGCTGTAG